Proteins encoded in a region of the Xylocopa sonorina isolate GNS202 chromosome 11, iyXylSono1_principal, whole genome shotgun sequence genome:
- the LOC143428881 gene encoding protein C10 has product MTDLPAFTPDIAKAVLTDVLTALNTPENTQKLAEAKENSGNEMLKMMQFIFPIVVQIQMDVIKNYGFPEGREGTVQFAQLLRTLEREDPEIAQLHSQVRSYFLPPVTISSSTEASL; this is encoded by the exons ATGACTGATCTACCTGCCTTTACTCCAGATATTGCAAAAG CTGTCTTAACCGATGTTTTAACAGCACTGAATACTCCAGAAAATACTCAGAAACTAGCAGAAGCGAAAGAAAATtctggaaatgaaatgctaaaAATGATGCAGTTTATTTTTCCGATTGTTGTGCAGATTCAGATGGATGTTATAAAAAATTATGGTTTTCCAGAAGGACGGGAAG GTACAGTTCAATTTGCACAATTACTAAGAACTTTAGAAAGGGAAGATCCTGAAATAGCACAGTTACATAGTCAAGTTCGATCGTATTTTCTTCCTCCGGTTACTATAAGTTCTTCGACCGAAGCatctttataa
- the Lqf gene encoding epsin homolog lqf isoform X1: protein MPTMAMQKMRRQGQDVMQVNLAGIRRDIVNLAHNYSNAQKAVRKATSNDPWGPSSTLMAEIADLTYNVVAFTEIMQMLWKRLNDHGKNWRHVYKALVLLEYLIKTGTEKVAQQCKENIFAIQTLKDFQYMEGSKDQGVNVREKAKQLVALLKDDERLRNERARALKAKERFAQSVSGFGSDGLDAMSPVSSDFQDWEPCRLGSETATRPELEAARPQTVGEEELQLQLALAMSREEAEQEEQRRRSDDVRLQLALSQSQQDFKAPQTEKQSHMLDLLDVNLEEACGYNVKTDPWGVPITPPPPRPQSLDLSQLFLYKPQNDPWGVPTTSSTSPAVDPWTPVPSQRPTAAIDPWRAPPSSPVTVTTSPNADPWSPIPSTTTTEANANKKQAGREGVTSVSPSFNNPTLTQNIGFEAQSPQNIGFNLPTTSNSTFNTTTNGFNGAGPSLNDFAIGNQNSSAVSPLSDLDEFDIITNRNKHGTSLQTANNGSTLSPDPFDLGSIAETLPTSTGAVKKTPQSFLGENSALVNLDNLVSTSTIKSTTPTPPATISYSANPFAAATAPPRPSINQIRQDPWVANTTTTANPFLS from the exons ATGCCAACAATGGCTATGCAGAAG ATGAGAAGACAAGGTCAAGACGTCATGCAGGTGAATTTGGCGGGTATTAGGCGAGATATTGTTAATCTTGCTCATAATTATAGCAATGCTCAG AAAGCTGTACGTAAAGCTACCAGCAATGATCCATGGGGTCCAAGCAGTACACTTATGGCAGAAATTGCTGATTTAACATATAATGTGGTAGCATTCACTGAGATTATGCAAATGTTATGGAAGAGACTAAATGATCACGGAAAAAATTGGCGGCACGTGTACAAAGCTTTAGTTCTTTTAGAATATCTCATTAAAACAGGCACAGAAAAAGTTGCACAGCAATGCAAAGAAAATATTTTTGCCATCCAAACACTGAAAG ATTTTCAATATATGGAAGGGTCTAAGGACCAAGGTGTAAATGTGAGAGAAAAAGCAAAGCAACTAGTGGCCTTATTAAAAGATGATGAAAGATTAAGAAATGAGAGAGCTAGAGCGCTGAAAGCAAAAGAAAGATTTGCACAATCAGTTAGTGGATTTGGTAGTGATGGTTTAGATGCTATGTCACCTGTGAGCAGTGAT TTTCAGGATTGGGAACCATGTCGTCTAGGATCCGAAACTGCAACTAGAC CTGAATTGGAAGCTGCAAGGCCACAAACGGTAGGTGAAGAAGAATTACAACTACAATTAGCTTTGGCAATGTCGAGAGAAGAAGCGGAACAGGAAGAACAAAGAAGACGCAGCGACGATGTCAGACTGCAACTAGCTCTTAGTCAAAGTCAGCAAGATTTTAA AGCCCCGCAAACTGAGAAACAAAGTCATATGCTAGATTTGTTGGATgtaaatttggaagaagcatgTGGATACAACGTAAAGACCGATCCTTGGGGTGTACCAATTACGCCGCCACCACCAAGACCACAG TCTTTGGATTTGTCTCAATTATTTCTATACAAG CCGCAGAACGATCCATGGGGTGTTCCTACAACAAGTAGTACATCGCCCGCAGTAGATCCATGGACTCCTGTTCCGTCTCAAAGACCAA CAGCTGCGATTGATCCATGGCGAGCACCCCCATCATCGCCTGTAACAGTTACAACTTCACCTAATGCAGATCCTTGGTCACCAATACCTTCTACCACTACTACTGAAGCAAATGCAAATAAAAAGCAG GCCGGTCGGGAAGGTGTGACATCTGTTTCTCCATCTTTCAACAATCCAACTTTAACGCAGAACATTGGTTTCGAAGCACAATCACCGCAGAATATAGGATTCAATTTGCCTACAACTTCGAACTCTACTTTCAATACAACTACTAACGGTTTCAACGGTGCTGGGCCTAGTCTCAACGATTTCGCTATTGGAAATCAGAACAGTTCTGCAGTCAGTCCACTGAGTGATTTAGATGAATTCGATATAATTACTAACAGAAATAAGCATGGAACTAGTCTGCAAACTGCAAATAACG GAAGTACACTATCGCCAGATCCATTTGATTTGGGGAGCATAGCCGAAACTCTTCCAACGAGTACAGGAGCTGTTAAGAAAACACCGCAATCGTTCCTTGGAGAAAACTCTGCTCTTGTTAATCTTGATAATCTTGTCAGTACTTCTACGATTAAATCAACAACGCCTACACCACCAG CAACCATATCATACTCAGCAAATCCATTTGCGGCGGCAACAGCACCACCCCGTCCTTCAATCAATCAGATTCGACAAGATCCTTGGGTAGCGAATACAACTACTACTGCGAATCCGTTCCTCTCGTAG
- the Lqf gene encoding epsin homolog lqf isoform X3, which produces MPTMAMQKMRRQGQDVMQVNLAGIRRDIVNLAHNYSNAQKAVRKATSNDPWGPSSTLMAEIADLTYNVVAFTEIMQMLWKRLNDHGKNWRHVYKALVLLEYLIKTGTEKVAQQCKENIFAIQTLKDFQYMEGSKDQGVNVREKAKQLVALLKDDERLRNERARALKAKERFAQSVSGFGSDGLDAMSPVSSDFQDWEPCRLGSETATRPELEAARPQTVGEEELQLQLALAMSREEAEQEEQRRRSDDVRLQLALSQSQQDFKAPQTEKQSHMLDLLDVNLEEACGYNVKTDPWGVPITPPPPRPQPQNDPWGVPTTSSTSPAVDPWTPVPSQRPTAAIDPWRAPPSSPVTVTTSPNADPWSPIPSTTTTEANANKKQAGREGVTSVSPSFNNPTLTQNIGFEAQSPQNIGFNLPTTSNSTFNTTTNGFNGAGPSLNDFAIGNQNSSAVSPLSDLDEFDIITNRNKHGTSLQTANNGSTLSPDPFDLGSIAETLPTSTGAVKKTPQSFLGENSALVNLDNLVSTSTIKSTTPTPPATISYSANPFAAATAPPRPSINQIRQDPWVANTTTTANPFLS; this is translated from the exons ATGCCAACAATGGCTATGCAGAAG ATGAGAAGACAAGGTCAAGACGTCATGCAGGTGAATTTGGCGGGTATTAGGCGAGATATTGTTAATCTTGCTCATAATTATAGCAATGCTCAG AAAGCTGTACGTAAAGCTACCAGCAATGATCCATGGGGTCCAAGCAGTACACTTATGGCAGAAATTGCTGATTTAACATATAATGTGGTAGCATTCACTGAGATTATGCAAATGTTATGGAAGAGACTAAATGATCACGGAAAAAATTGGCGGCACGTGTACAAAGCTTTAGTTCTTTTAGAATATCTCATTAAAACAGGCACAGAAAAAGTTGCACAGCAATGCAAAGAAAATATTTTTGCCATCCAAACACTGAAAG ATTTTCAATATATGGAAGGGTCTAAGGACCAAGGTGTAAATGTGAGAGAAAAAGCAAAGCAACTAGTGGCCTTATTAAAAGATGATGAAAGATTAAGAAATGAGAGAGCTAGAGCGCTGAAAGCAAAAGAAAGATTTGCACAATCAGTTAGTGGATTTGGTAGTGATGGTTTAGATGCTATGTCACCTGTGAGCAGTGAT TTTCAGGATTGGGAACCATGTCGTCTAGGATCCGAAACTGCAACTAGAC CTGAATTGGAAGCTGCAAGGCCACAAACGGTAGGTGAAGAAGAATTACAACTACAATTAGCTTTGGCAATGTCGAGAGAAGAAGCGGAACAGGAAGAACAAAGAAGACGCAGCGACGATGTCAGACTGCAACTAGCTCTTAGTCAAAGTCAGCAAGATTTTAA AGCCCCGCAAACTGAGAAACAAAGTCATATGCTAGATTTGTTGGATgtaaatttggaagaagcatgTGGATACAACGTAAAGACCGATCCTTGGGGTGTACCAATTACGCCGCCACCACCAAGACCACAG CCGCAGAACGATCCATGGGGTGTTCCTACAACAAGTAGTACATCGCCCGCAGTAGATCCATGGACTCCTGTTCCGTCTCAAAGACCAA CAGCTGCGATTGATCCATGGCGAGCACCCCCATCATCGCCTGTAACAGTTACAACTTCACCTAATGCAGATCCTTGGTCACCAATACCTTCTACCACTACTACTGAAGCAAATGCAAATAAAAAGCAG GCCGGTCGGGAAGGTGTGACATCTGTTTCTCCATCTTTCAACAATCCAACTTTAACGCAGAACATTGGTTTCGAAGCACAATCACCGCAGAATATAGGATTCAATTTGCCTACAACTTCGAACTCTACTTTCAATACAACTACTAACGGTTTCAACGGTGCTGGGCCTAGTCTCAACGATTTCGCTATTGGAAATCAGAACAGTTCTGCAGTCAGTCCACTGAGTGATTTAGATGAATTCGATATAATTACTAACAGAAATAAGCATGGAACTAGTCTGCAAACTGCAAATAACG GAAGTACACTATCGCCAGATCCATTTGATTTGGGGAGCATAGCCGAAACTCTTCCAACGAGTACAGGAGCTGTTAAGAAAACACCGCAATCGTTCCTTGGAGAAAACTCTGCTCTTGTTAATCTTGATAATCTTGTCAGTACTTCTACGATTAAATCAACAACGCCTACACCACCAG CAACCATATCATACTCAGCAAATCCATTTGCGGCGGCAACAGCACCACCCCGTCCTTCAATCAATCAGATTCGACAAGATCCTTGGGTAGCGAATACAACTACTACTGCGAATCCGTTCCTCTCGTAG
- the Lqf gene encoding epsin homolog lqf isoform X2, with amino-acid sequence MRRQGQDVMQVNLAGIRRDIVNLAHNYSNAQKAVRKATSNDPWGPSSTLMAEIADLTYNVVAFTEIMQMLWKRLNDHGKNWRHVYKALVLLEYLIKTGTEKVAQQCKENIFAIQTLKDFQYMEGSKDQGVNVREKAKQLVALLKDDERLRNERARALKAKERFAQSVSGFGSDGLDAMSPVSSDFQDWEPCRLGSETATRPELEAARPQTVGEEELQLQLALAMSREEAEQEEQRRRSDDVRLQLALSQSQQDFKAPQTEKQSHMLDLLDVNLEEACGYNVKTDPWGVPITPPPPRPQSLDLSQLFLYKPQNDPWGVPTTSSTSPAVDPWTPVPSQRPTAAIDPWRAPPSSPVTVTTSPNADPWSPIPSTTTTEANANKKQAGREGVTSVSPSFNNPTLTQNIGFEAQSPQNIGFNLPTTSNSTFNTTTNGFNGAGPSLNDFAIGNQNSSAVSPLSDLDEFDIITNRNKHGTSLQTANNGSTLSPDPFDLGSIAETLPTSTGAVKKTPQSFLGENSALVNLDNLVSTSTIKSTTPTPPATISYSANPFAAATAPPRPSINQIRQDPWVANTTTTANPFLS; translated from the exons ATGAGAAGACAAGGTCAAGACGTCATGCAGGTGAATTTGGCGGGTATTAGGCGAGATATTGTTAATCTTGCTCATAATTATAGCAATGCTCAG AAAGCTGTACGTAAAGCTACCAGCAATGATCCATGGGGTCCAAGCAGTACACTTATGGCAGAAATTGCTGATTTAACATATAATGTGGTAGCATTCACTGAGATTATGCAAATGTTATGGAAGAGACTAAATGATCACGGAAAAAATTGGCGGCACGTGTACAAAGCTTTAGTTCTTTTAGAATATCTCATTAAAACAGGCACAGAAAAAGTTGCACAGCAATGCAAAGAAAATATTTTTGCCATCCAAACACTGAAAG ATTTTCAATATATGGAAGGGTCTAAGGACCAAGGTGTAAATGTGAGAGAAAAAGCAAAGCAACTAGTGGCCTTATTAAAAGATGATGAAAGATTAAGAAATGAGAGAGCTAGAGCGCTGAAAGCAAAAGAAAGATTTGCACAATCAGTTAGTGGATTTGGTAGTGATGGTTTAGATGCTATGTCACCTGTGAGCAGTGAT TTTCAGGATTGGGAACCATGTCGTCTAGGATCCGAAACTGCAACTAGAC CTGAATTGGAAGCTGCAAGGCCACAAACGGTAGGTGAAGAAGAATTACAACTACAATTAGCTTTGGCAATGTCGAGAGAAGAAGCGGAACAGGAAGAACAAAGAAGACGCAGCGACGATGTCAGACTGCAACTAGCTCTTAGTCAAAGTCAGCAAGATTTTAA AGCCCCGCAAACTGAGAAACAAAGTCATATGCTAGATTTGTTGGATgtaaatttggaagaagcatgTGGATACAACGTAAAGACCGATCCTTGGGGTGTACCAATTACGCCGCCACCACCAAGACCACAG TCTTTGGATTTGTCTCAATTATTTCTATACAAG CCGCAGAACGATCCATGGGGTGTTCCTACAACAAGTAGTACATCGCCCGCAGTAGATCCATGGACTCCTGTTCCGTCTCAAAGACCAA CAGCTGCGATTGATCCATGGCGAGCACCCCCATCATCGCCTGTAACAGTTACAACTTCACCTAATGCAGATCCTTGGTCACCAATACCTTCTACCACTACTACTGAAGCAAATGCAAATAAAAAGCAG GCCGGTCGGGAAGGTGTGACATCTGTTTCTCCATCTTTCAACAATCCAACTTTAACGCAGAACATTGGTTTCGAAGCACAATCACCGCAGAATATAGGATTCAATTTGCCTACAACTTCGAACTCTACTTTCAATACAACTACTAACGGTTTCAACGGTGCTGGGCCTAGTCTCAACGATTTCGCTATTGGAAATCAGAACAGTTCTGCAGTCAGTCCACTGAGTGATTTAGATGAATTCGATATAATTACTAACAGAAATAAGCATGGAACTAGTCTGCAAACTGCAAATAACG GAAGTACACTATCGCCAGATCCATTTGATTTGGGGAGCATAGCCGAAACTCTTCCAACGAGTACAGGAGCTGTTAAGAAAACACCGCAATCGTTCCTTGGAGAAAACTCTGCTCTTGTTAATCTTGATAATCTTGTCAGTACTTCTACGATTAAATCAACAACGCCTACACCACCAG CAACCATATCATACTCAGCAAATCCATTTGCGGCGGCAACAGCACCACCCCGTCCTTCAATCAATCAGATTCGACAAGATCCTTGGGTAGCGAATACAACTACTACTGCGAATCCGTTCCTCTCGTAG
- the Lqf gene encoding epsin homolog lqf isoform X4, translated as MPTMAMQKMRRQGQDVMQVNLAGIRRDIVNLAHNYSNAQKAVRKATSNDPWGPSSTLMAEIADLTYNVVAFTEIMQMLWKRLNDHGKNWRHVYKALVLLEYLIKTGTEKVAQQCKENIFAIQTLKDFQYMEGSKDQGVNVREKAKQLVALLKDDERLRNERARALKAKERFAQSVSGFGSDGLDAMSPVSSDFQDWEPCRLGSETATRPELEAARPQTVGEEELQLQLALAMSREEAEQEEQRRRSDDVRLQLALSQSQQDFKAPQTEKQSHMLDLLDVNLEEACGYNVKTDPWGVPITPPPPRPQSLDLSQLFLYKPQNDPWGVPTTSSTSPAVDPWTPVPSQRPTAAIDPWRAPPSSPVTVTTSPNADPWSPIPSTTTTEANANKKQAGREGVTSVSPSFNNPTLTQNIGFEAQSPQNIGFNLPTTSNSTFNTTTNGFNGAGPSLNDFAIGNQNSSAVSPLSDLDEFDIITNRNKHGTSLQTANNGSTLSPDPFDLGSIAETLPTSTGAVKKTPQSFLGENSALVNLDNLVSTSTIKSTTPTPPAFRWK; from the exons ATGCCAACAATGGCTATGCAGAAG ATGAGAAGACAAGGTCAAGACGTCATGCAGGTGAATTTGGCGGGTATTAGGCGAGATATTGTTAATCTTGCTCATAATTATAGCAATGCTCAG AAAGCTGTACGTAAAGCTACCAGCAATGATCCATGGGGTCCAAGCAGTACACTTATGGCAGAAATTGCTGATTTAACATATAATGTGGTAGCATTCACTGAGATTATGCAAATGTTATGGAAGAGACTAAATGATCACGGAAAAAATTGGCGGCACGTGTACAAAGCTTTAGTTCTTTTAGAATATCTCATTAAAACAGGCACAGAAAAAGTTGCACAGCAATGCAAAGAAAATATTTTTGCCATCCAAACACTGAAAG ATTTTCAATATATGGAAGGGTCTAAGGACCAAGGTGTAAATGTGAGAGAAAAAGCAAAGCAACTAGTGGCCTTATTAAAAGATGATGAAAGATTAAGAAATGAGAGAGCTAGAGCGCTGAAAGCAAAAGAAAGATTTGCACAATCAGTTAGTGGATTTGGTAGTGATGGTTTAGATGCTATGTCACCTGTGAGCAGTGAT TTTCAGGATTGGGAACCATGTCGTCTAGGATCCGAAACTGCAACTAGAC CTGAATTGGAAGCTGCAAGGCCACAAACGGTAGGTGAAGAAGAATTACAACTACAATTAGCTTTGGCAATGTCGAGAGAAGAAGCGGAACAGGAAGAACAAAGAAGACGCAGCGACGATGTCAGACTGCAACTAGCTCTTAGTCAAAGTCAGCAAGATTTTAA AGCCCCGCAAACTGAGAAACAAAGTCATATGCTAGATTTGTTGGATgtaaatttggaagaagcatgTGGATACAACGTAAAGACCGATCCTTGGGGTGTACCAATTACGCCGCCACCACCAAGACCACAG TCTTTGGATTTGTCTCAATTATTTCTATACAAG CCGCAGAACGATCCATGGGGTGTTCCTACAACAAGTAGTACATCGCCCGCAGTAGATCCATGGACTCCTGTTCCGTCTCAAAGACCAA CAGCTGCGATTGATCCATGGCGAGCACCCCCATCATCGCCTGTAACAGTTACAACTTCACCTAATGCAGATCCTTGGTCACCAATACCTTCTACCACTACTACTGAAGCAAATGCAAATAAAAAGCAG GCCGGTCGGGAAGGTGTGACATCTGTTTCTCCATCTTTCAACAATCCAACTTTAACGCAGAACATTGGTTTCGAAGCACAATCACCGCAGAATATAGGATTCAATTTGCCTACAACTTCGAACTCTACTTTCAATACAACTACTAACGGTTTCAACGGTGCTGGGCCTAGTCTCAACGATTTCGCTATTGGAAATCAGAACAGTTCTGCAGTCAGTCCACTGAGTGATTTAGATGAATTCGATATAATTACTAACAGAAATAAGCATGGAACTAGTCTGCAAACTGCAAATAACG GAAGTACACTATCGCCAGATCCATTTGATTTGGGGAGCATAGCCGAAACTCTTCCAACGAGTACAGGAGCTGTTAAGAAAACACCGCAATCGTTCCTTGGAGAAAACTCTGCTCTTGTTAATCTTGATAATCTTGTCAGTACTTCTACGATTAAATCAACAACGCCTACACCACCAG CATTTCGTTGGAAATAA